The Natranaerobius trueperi genomic sequence AATCTTCATAAGCTGCTACAAAAATTTCATCGCCTTTTTCTGCTTCATTTTTAAGGTCTAATGAGAATTCACTTTCTTCGTCTTCTTCTAGTTCTACTTCAATTTCTGCATCTCCAGTTAATGATTCCTCTTCGCCATTAACCAAATCAACATAAACGTTGTCATAAACTGACTCAGCTACAGTAGTAGCATTCACTTCTGTTTCTCCTACCTCTACGTATGCTGAATTAATAACTTTTGCTTCATCATCTTGTTCATCTGCAATTGCAACCCCACTAAATAGAGTGAATACCATGGCGATTGCTGTCATTAATGATAATGATTTTTTAAATGTTTTAGTCATGTAATAATTTCCCTCCTTCAATTTTTCCTTTTTTCAAAGGTCTTTCAGTCGTTCGATCTAACTCGCTCAATTGGTCGACCAAAATCAATTGGCATAAATGAAACTATAAGGTTGAGGTCTTCCTCTGTTCTCCTCTAGTTTACTACCACCCCCTTAAAAGGACTTTATTTACTGGGACCTAGCTGCCCCTCGATATATTAAAAAGCATTGCTAGCTAACAGAAACTGTCGGAGGGAAAAGATACATGAATAACTACTATTGCATCTGTTCAAATTGAATGCGAAATGGTTTATCATGCTTTAAACCTCCTTATTAAATTTTCAAAGATCTAGATAGTTGTGTTAGGTAGTTTTTTGAGAAATTAAACATCCCCTTAATTACCAGGAGATGTTATGACTGTCTCGTTAATGTATTCTACATTGATACTAGAATTCCTTCCAAAAAATTAATGTTTTTGGTTAATATAATATAAGTTACATTCATTTTCTTTTGTTGGTAAATTTTCATTCACATATTGTGACGCATTAACTTTTAAGTTTGTTCCGTTTTTTTAAAATTTTTTTGGAAAAATTTTTAATCCCAAACATAAAAAGGGTTCAAAATAATCCAGTTATCTTCATTTGGGCGGGATATAACTAAATGGTATGTTCCATATGAAAAGTCAATTTTTTCACGAAAAGGAAACGGATATTCCTTTATTTTTATACCATCTTTATAGAGCTTTAACCTAAGTTTAGTTGGTACATTATTTTTGAACTGGCAAATTAATGAGTAGTTACCAGGTTTTACCCGATCCCCTGGTATATATTTATAACTCATATCCTTAAGAAATGTCAAGAGGCCGTCCCCTTGTTTTTTCCTATCATGAGAGATATAAAGGTTACCTTTTTTAAGAGCATTTAGAACTTGTTTTTTAGCAGTTACAAAATCTTCTGCTAACGGTTCTTTTAAATATAGGTAGTTATTTGCTGACTTAAATAGATAGTTATAACTAAGAACAGTTATAGAAAAATAGAACTTAGATAATATTGGTGCATGAGCATCAGAACCTACTATACCTACTACTTGTTTTTCTTTAGTTAGCTCTAACCACTTATCAAATGCTTTTTTACTTGGAAAATTAAAATAAGCTTGATCATTTATAAAATTAGCATAGAGTCCTTGTAAGGTAGTTCTAACACCATCTCTCCACTGACTAGAATAATTACTTATTTCCATACCAGTAAAACCAGCTACATCCCAATCTGTCCACTGATAAGTTTTGTTGTTACTAATCAGTGGAGAGCCTTTTTCAAAAGGATGAGCTATAAAACCTAGACCACCTTGGCGATTAACCTCATCTATTACCTCTTGTGGGTTTTCTTCATTTCTCATTATCTCTTCATCTATACCTATAGCAAGGTAATGGTTTTTAGATAAGTTAATCTCAGAACCAATTAGTACTAATACATCATGATAAAAACCTTCTAGCCCACGTTGTTTACCTAAAAGATGTCTATGGTCATTTATGATAATGAAATCC encodes the following:
- a CDS encoding CehA/McbA family metallohydrolase; translation: MYIYKGNIHIHTKYSDGTSSIEEIAKIAKKNNLDFIIINDHRHLLGKQRGLEGFYHDVLVLIGSEINLSKNHYLAIGIDEEIMRNEENPQEVIDEVNRQGGLGFIAHPFEKGSPLISNNKTYQWTDWDVAGFTGMEISNYSSQWRDGVRTTLQGLYANFINDQAYFNFPSKKAFDKWLELTKEKQVVGIVGSDAHAPILSKFYFSITVLSYNYLFKSANNYLYLKEPLAEDFVTAKKQVLNALKKGNLYISHDRKKQGDGLLTFLKDMSYKYIPGDRVKPGNYSLICQFKNNVPTKLRLKLYKDGIKIKEYPFPFREKIDFSYGTYHLVISRPNEDNWIILNPFYVWD